The genomic DNA TAAACCTGTGTTATCACTGGGATCATATTTTGATCCGGTACCTACGACTATTCTTGTCTCTATAACCGGTTTTAGTTTATTTTGTGCCATATAAACCTTTAGCCCGTTAGGTAGTGTATATAAACGTCCCAAATTTTCATTTTCTTTAACTGTTTCATATGTATACCCGTTTTTATCAGTTTTCAGCTCTACATCAGCCCTTAACAGCGAAAATAAAAAAATATTCAGTATCAGTCCAAATAACACCCATGAAAATCTTTTACTTTTTATCAACATTATTACCTCCTTTTCCACTAAGTATTTTACGATATTTTATTTAATAGTTCAAGAATTATAAAAATTACTTTCTTTATTTTTATTTTCAAATAAAAAAATTCATAATAAGCCGGCAGAATAAAACTGCTTAACTTAATTATGAATTTTTTTAAGTTTCAAATATAATATTAATAATTAGTATTATTTAACTCAAAATATCCTTGGTCATGTAAACATGCTGGACACTTAACAGGTGCTTTATCTCCTGTATGAACATATCCGCATTTAGTACATTTCCACTCTACTACTTCAGATTTTTGGAATACAGTATTAGTTTCTATATTCTCAATCAATTTTCTGTAACGTTTTTCATGTCTTGCTTCTACCTCGGCAATTTTGTCATAAGCTGCTGCAATAGCACCGAATCCTTCTTCACGTGCCACTTTTGCAAATTCAGGATATAAATCTGTCCATTCTTCATTTTCTCCTGCTGCTGCTGCTTTAAGATTATCAAGTGTTTCTTCATATAATGCTACAGGATATTCAGCTGTTATTCCAAGCATTTCTCCCTGCAGTTCTTTATCTTCATTCAAAAATGAGAAAAAACGCTTAGCATGCATGCTTTCCTGATCAGCTGTTTCTTCAAAAATATCTGCTATCTGGATATATCCTTGTTTTCTTGCTACTTTTGCATAGTATGTGTATCTTCTGTTTGCCTGTGATTCTCCGGCAAATGATTTTAATAAATTTTCTGCTGTTTTAGTTCCTTTTAGTTTCATGTCCCTACCTCCATTTTATATACAATTATATATAAAACAATATACCTTTTCGCCAGTAAAGTCAAGGAAAAATTAACCTTCTACTCACTAAAAAATTTACGGTCATATTATTTGAAACGCTAACTAAAATAATAAACTTCCCAAAAATGTAATGCTTTTATAAAAATTTTCTTTTCATTTACATTTGGCAGCATTATAAAATCATATATTTTCTTTATTCGTCTTCTATTTTTTTGATAATTGCTTTTTTAAAATTTTCAGTAATTAATAAGGTTCTAAATAAATAATTAGCCTGTTCGTGAGAAATTGAGTCCAATTCTTCTAATAATTCAAAATCTTCAACAGCTGCAGCATATGTGATATATTTATCTCTTATTATTCTATAAAATCTATTAAACTCCATTTTTCCCTCCTAATCTGATATCCTGACCTGCATATCCGCATTTCTGACACATACAATATGAAAAAAAGAAGGTGCGGCACATAAGGCACCAACTGGTAATGACACAAGCAGTGATTAAATATACAAAACTATTTAACTGTATATAAATAGTTCAAAATACTGATGTGATATCTTTTCAAAATATGTCAACAAATTCAGGAAAGACAGTACTTCATTAACATAAAAAGTTATGAAGACTGTGTGTGCTAATTTTCATAAGATTTCAGAATTTTTACTACCCCGTTCAAATCCTTTGTTTCCCTATATATTATTTTTGTTATTTCTTCATTTGCTTTGAGCAGATCCGGTATCATAACCGGTATCATCCCTGCACTTTTGGCTGCTCTAAGACCGTTATACGAATCTTCAAGAACCATAGTATTCTTAACATCGGCTTTTAGTTTTTCCGCTGCTTTCAGAAATATTTCCGGATCGGGTTTCCCGTTAAGAACTTCATCCCCACAGACTAAAAAGTCAAATCTGTCAAATATTCCTGCATTTTTCAGCATGTATTCAGCTTTTTCCCTTTTTGAAGATGTTGCTACTACTTTTTTTATATTATTTTTTTCAAGATAATCTGCCAGCTCAAAAAAACCGTTTTTTATTCCTATTTCCTTATTTATTGATGCAGACAGCAGTTTCTTGTCTATTTCCTGAAATACTTCTTCAAAATTGACAGGTTTTCCAAGATATTCAGTATAATAAGCTTTTGTAGATTCATCATTCAGTCCCACAGTTCCCAGAATTGCTTCTTCTGTTATGTTATGTCCAAAATCCCTGAATACCTCCAGACCAAACTCCAGATATAATTTTTCAGTATCCAGAATCAAACCGTCCATATCAAATATTACCAATTCTATTTTTTGCATTTTTTCACCTATTCCTTATTAAAAATTTGAATTGCATCTTCAAGGCTGCTGTATGTTTTGTATATAATTTTATTAACTTCTTCTGTAGGCTCTATTGTATCCGGAATCATTACTGGAATCATCCCGGCGCTGTGTGCGGCTTTTATCCCGTTTATTGAATCTTCAAATACAAGGCATTTTCCGTATTCTGTTTTAAGATTATCGG from Sebaldella termitidis ATCC 33386 includes the following:
- the rbr gene encoding rubrerythrin, whose amino-acid sequence is MKLKGTKTAENLLKSFAGESQANRRYTYYAKVARKQGYIQIADIFEETADQESMHAKRFFSFLNEDKELQGEMLGITAEYPVALYEETLDNLKAAAAGENEEWTDLYPEFAKVAREEGFGAIAAAYDKIAEVEARHEKRYRKLIENIETNTVFQKSEVVEWKCTKCGYVHTGDKAPVKCPACLHDQGYFELNNTNY
- a CDS encoding HAD family hydrolase, whose translation is MQKIELVIFDMDGLILDTEKLYLEFGLEVFRDFGHNITEEAILGTVGLNDESTKAYYTEYLGKPVNFEEVFQEIDKKLLSASINKEIGIKNGFFELADYLEKNNIKKVVATSSKREKAEYMLKNAGIFDRFDFLVCGDEVLNGKPDPEIFLKAAEKLKADVKNTMVLEDSYNGLRAAKSAGMIPVMIPDLLKANEEITKIIYRETKDLNGVVKILKSYEN